The following coding sequences are from one Melanotaenia boesemani isolate fMelBoe1 chromosome 17, fMelBoe1.pri, whole genome shotgun sequence window:
- the LOC121628361 gene encoding cell division control protein 42 homolog — MNNIKCVLVGDSASEKTSLLVSYTSKCSFEYFPTVFDSYAVTVMIGGVPYNLGLSNTAGQEDYDRLRPLAYPQTDIFLVCFSVVSPSSFQNVKLKWVPEISHHCPQTPFLLVGTQVDLRDDSNTLEKLAKMNEKAVTYQNGEEMAHELKAVKYMECSAVTKKGLENVFDEAILAALAPSENKPKQKHCILL, encoded by the exons ATGAATAATATAAAGTGTGTGCTGGTGGGTGACAGTGCATCAGAAAAGACCTCCCTACTCGTCTCCTACACCTCCAAGTGTTCTTTTGAATACTTCCCCACA GTGTTTGACAGTTATGCTGTGACTGTGATGATTGGTGGGGTGCCATATAATCTGGGACTGTCAAATACCGCAG GTCAGGAGGACTACGATAGACTGCGACCTCTTGCCTATCCTCAGACTGATATCTTCCTCGTCTGTTTCTCTGTTGTATCACCCTCCTCCTTTCAGAACGTGAAACTCAAG TGGGTGCCAGAGATTTCACACCACTGCCCGCAGACGCCCTTCCTGCTGGTCGGGACTCAGGTGGATCTGAGAGATGACAGCAACACTCTGGAGAAACTGGCCAAGATGAACGAGAAAGCCGTAACCTATCAGAATGGAGAGGAAATGGCCCATGAGCTCAAAGCTGTCAAATACATGGAGTGTTCAGCTGTCACGAAG AAAGGACTGGAGAACGTATTTGATGAGGCCATCCTGGCAGCTCTGGCACCCTCAGAAAATAAACCCAAACAAAAGCATTGCATCCTTCTATAG